One window of Acanthochromis polyacanthus isolate Apoly-LR-REF ecotype Palm Island chromosome 19, KAUST_Apoly_ChrSc, whole genome shotgun sequence genomic DNA carries:
- the LOC127531079 gene encoding serine/threonine-protein kinase pim-1-like, which translates to MVGFVFSHLLSHSVIKPCSCPLTLSCAETSSDPLEGCSQRGDKRKASDAAEAPSKKRRLEPAQDRTKLSEEEQREQFHGKYEQQHKLGVGGCGSVFAGRRKSDDLPVAIKHIPKDNVPCKHVDHNREKLSIEVAAMLRIQAATAGLMGTSAPISLLDWYDMGQELILVLERPVPSEDLFDYVVGNGGLLEEEAKIIVKQLVDAAIDLEDKGIFHRDIKCENILIETGSEVPRVRLIDFGLSCFAKKRSCYRKFYGTHDHAPPEWYCRRTYRAGPTTVYQVGIVLFVMTHRVNFETTMYFGERVQISDKVSKDCRDFLEKCFTLVPEHRPKLRELLHHPWLR; encoded by the exons ATggttggttttgtgttttcacactTGTTGTCTCACTCAGTCATCAAACCCTGCTCTTGTCCTTTAACTTTGTCCTGCGCAGAGACCAGTAGCGACCCTCTAGAGGGCTGCAGTCAGCGAGGAGACAAGAGGAAGGCCTCtgatgctgctgaagctccatCCAAAAAGAGGAGGCTTGAACCGGCGCAGGACAGAACTAAGCTGTCagaagaggagcagagag AACAATTCCATGGAAAATACGAGCAGCAACATAAGCTCGGAGTTGGAGGTTGTGGGTCCGTGTTCGCTGGGCGCCGCAAATCGGATGATTTGCCG GTGGCGATAAAACACATCCCAAAAGACAACGTGCCGTGCAAACACGTG gACCACAACAGGGAGAAGCTCTCCATCGAAGTAGCTGCTATGCTGAGGATTCAGGCTGCTACAGCTGGATTGATGGGGACGTCAGCACCGATATCCCTGCTGGACTGGTACGACATGGGCCAAGAGCTGATCCTGGTTCTAGAGAGACCAGTTCCCTCAGAAGACCTCTTCGATTACGTGGTGGGCAATGGAGGCTTACTGGAGGAGGAGGCGAAG ATCATTGTGAAACAGCTCGTGGATGCTGCCATTGACCTGGAGGACAAAGGCATCTTTCACCGGGACATTAAATGCGAAAACATTCTGATTGAGACCGGATCAGAAGTCCCGCGTGTTCGACTCATCGACTTCGGGCTGAGCTGTTTTGCAAAGAAGCGATCGTGCTATCGCAAATTTTATG GCACTCACGATCACGCCCCTCCAGAGTGGTACTGCCGCCGCACCTACCGGGCCGGACCCACCACGGTGTATCAGGTGGGGATTGTGCTTTTTGTGATGACCCACAGAGTTAACTTTGAGACCACCATGTACTTCGGAGAAAGGGTGCAGATCAGCGACAAAGTGTCCAAAG ACTGCCGGGATTTCTTAGAGAAGTGCTTCACGCTGGTCCCTGAACATCGGCCCAAACTGAGGGAGCTCCTTCATCATCCATGGCTGAGATAA